One region of Gossypium raimondii isolate GPD5lz chromosome 6, ASM2569854v1, whole genome shotgun sequence genomic DNA includes:
- the LOC105774797 gene encoding dof zinc finger protein DOF1.5, whose product MVIMDTQESGQGIKLFGTTITLHGRQVNGELNKADHPTVDKRPDKIIPCPRCRSMETKFCYFNNYNVNQPRHFCKGCQRYWTAGGALRNVPVGAGRRKAKPPGPGLGLGGFQEGCLYDGSSAVQQFEVEGMVLDEWHIAATNGGGFQQVFPMKRRRISCSAAQLQPY is encoded by the coding sequence ATGGTAATAATGGATACCCAAGAATCAGGGCAAGGGATCAAGCTATTTGGAACAACAATTACGTTGCATGGAAGACAAGTAAACGGAGAGCTTAACAAAGCCGATCATCCGACAGTTGATAAGAGGCCAGACAAGATCATACCTTGCCCTAGATGCAGGAGCATGGAGACCAAATTTTGTTACTTCAATAACTACAACGTTAACCAGCCTAGACATTTCTGCAAAGGTTGCCAAAGGTACTGGACAGCAGGTGGAGCCCTACGGAACGTCCCCGTTGGGGCTGGCCGCCGGAAAGCCAAACCACCGGGTCCTGGTCTTGGTCTTGGTGGGTTCCAAGAAGGGTGTTTATATGATGGGTCTAGTGCGGTGCAACAGTTTGAGGTGGAAGGGATGGTGTTGGACGAGTGGCATATTGCCGCCACCAATGGTGGAGGTTTCCAGCAAGTTTTTCCAATGAAGCGGAGGCGAATAAGCTGCTCAGCTGCTCAACTTCAACCTTACTGA